The DNA segment cttttcaaataccaggtacacaaattgaTACACTGGTTCTTGTAGGTTAAaacttgaagcatgaatacaaagaagtgaagagttgaagttttaaattcATTATAGTTGTTTATTAATTTGTATACGTATTAGAATACCTTTTTCATTAGAATCATGTAAGTGTTTATTTATGTATAATTGGACATGCCTTTTTGTAATAGTTTAGTAAGAAAACTACCCATGTATGTTTAGTTAAAAGGATTGATGATATAGTAACTCTTGTTCTGTTACTTCAGTATTATTTGTTAAATTGCATATATCAAAAGCATGTTAGGCCATTTAGATTATTATCAAACATTCAATAGTTATCTCATTGAACAAATGGCCTGTTTCGGAAACTGATAGGAACATTGTTTAATTAGATACAAGTAGTTAATTTAatgcatgtaaatggtttagaaaaaaaattaattagattTCCAAGTTCTTACATTCCAGTAGAACGCCACTTTAAATTTGAAGAAACTTGTTAATAAGATGATACCATTTTTACAAGCTATGAATGTGTAGAAACCATTAATTAGCCCTATTGGATTAAGGATGGCCCGGGTCCAGTTTTACCTCACATACGTTGGACTTGGGCCCAATAAATGGCAAACGGATCGCCCttattgcatcattttcagaattaaTAAATCGTATACGGATCTTAACTCATAACccgcaagcatgtaaataaattaggtactttttcttattttattttagagacggacggaaatagaaaaacatagttaCTATAGGACGATCCTTTTAAAAATGGAGGTGTGCCTCGCCATAGTAAATCACAAATTGCGGGtccctcagtaaatatttactataaaaattgcttagacttcggaatggaccgtttagcaaactttcacggccctacccaaagtaagtgatacgctagtcgctttaggcacgcctttaataatttaattttcttaaaactcgggtgcacatttatgtgatccaaatcaaaatctcaatagagtcggaatatgtcgataaccacgggtacattgatgtgacgtggttcgagatacattttcacgatgttgcaattctctatataataataataacaataaagcggttaaaagttgaaATTGCACTAtaatttttgaacatgtattaaaatcagatattttagctattacaacagtttaagcgaccgtgctagaaccacgggattcgggggtgcctaacaccttccctcgggtcaacagaatgcCTTACTtaaaatttctggttcgcagacttcatttggaaagtcgaatattttcctcgatacgggattaaattggtgacttgggacaccttaaatctcccaagtggcgactctgaataaataaataaatcccgtttcgattgtcctttaattggaaaaactccttcaccccttgcggggacggaaaaaggaggtgtgacagatgtcAAGACAgcatttcttcatggtgatctaaAAGAAGAAATCTATATGGAGCAGTCGGAAGGTTTTGAGATTTCAGGAAAAGAAAACCTCATTTATAAGCTTACGAAAAGTTTATATGGCCTAAAGCaagcaccaaggcagtggtacaaaaAGTTTGACTCATTTATGGTAAGTCAAGGATATAAAAGGACTGTTGCAGATCAGTGTGTTTACATTCAGAGATTTTCGGATGGCAATTTTGTTGTACTTCTACTTTATGTAGACGACATGTTGATCGTCGGACAAGATGCAACAAAAATTAGACAGTTGAAGAAAGAACTCTCTAAGTCctttgaaatgaaagacttaggtcCAGCTCAACATATTTTGGGATTGCAGATAACTCGAGATAGGAGAAACAAGAAGTTATGGCTATCTCAAGAAAATTATATTGAACGGGTGATCAAACAGTTCAATATGAGTAATGCCAAACCGGTAGGTGCCCCTTTGGCAAATCACTTCAAGTTGAGCAAGAGTTTGTGCCCCTCATCCAAGAAAGAGATTGAGGAGATGTCTACAATTCCATATTCTTCAGCAGTTGGAAGTCTaatgtatgccatggtttgcacgAGGCCAGATATCGCACATGCGGTAGGTGTGGTAAGtcgttttctttctaaccctggaaAGAAACATTGGGAGGCAGTTAAGTGGATTCTCAGGTATCTTAAAGGTACTTCAAAATCAAGTCTGTGCTTTGGGGGAGCTGATCCAGTCTTGGAAGGCTATACAGATTCAGATATGGCCAGAGATCCTGATGGAAGAAAATCAACCTCAGGATATGTTTATACTTTTGTAAGGGGAGTTGTGTCATGGCAGTCAAGATTGCAGAAATGTGTTGCACTATCCacaactgaagcagaatatattGCTGTAGCGGAAGCTGGAAAAGAAATGTTGTGGCTAAAGCGGTTTCTCCAAGAACTAGGGATAAATCAAACAGAGTATaagatacattgtgatagtcaaagtgcaatTGATTTAAGCAAAAACTCAATGTATCATTCTCGGACAAAGCACATCGACATTCGCTATCACTGGATACGCGAGGTGATGAATCAACAACTGTTGAAACTAGTGAAGATCCATACGAAGGAGAATCCAGCAGACATGTTAACAAAGGTGGTCACTCAAGAAAAGTTAGAGCTGTGCAGAGACATAGTTGGAATAACTTTCAAATAGTAGCTGTGTTGGAATGCAGCTGAAGGGGGAGAATTGATAAGTTCAGCTGCTGCCAACTACCAATTCTAGAAgtccaccattgttgaagccaccattgttgaagcctccattgttgaatgaagaattcaaccaccaaccaccttctttaaggctataaatagagccttatgttttacacagaaatatcaatccagagagattgaaatacaatccaggaagagattgtgagaacaaaagagagtttggtgaggtttttttgtagagagaaattcttggtgtaaattctcTGTAATTTTATTATtgtgaaatagagttgtttttcctcccaaataatcttcatattgatccGAGAATCACAACAACCTTGTGCAGAAAATCAACAGAACTGCAACCAGCCTTATAAACATTGTCCATAATCTGTTTGAAAGAAGGCTTAAAAGAGAGAGTTTTGTCAATCCAAACGCCATGAGCAATGGACAAACGAGGACCTCCATAGGGGCTGCCATCGGCAAAGACATCAGTGATGACCCGAGAAGAAACATAGTTAAGTTCTTCAATGGAGTTGAACTTGAGAAAAGACAACAGTTGGTCCAATGAACGACCTTTTGAGCCAGCAGCAATCATACCAAGAACTTTTTGAATAGAGAGTGGGGATAATACTATGTTGGCATTGGGCTGACGAAGTTTGCTGAAGAATACATGTTTTGCAAGCATTAAAGAAACATCCGTTTGCTTTAAGATTGATCTATAGAAATCCATATTGTCAAAAATACTATATACTTGGTGAGTAAAAACTTGGAGATTGCTCGAGTTTTTCTTTTTTATGTCTTTTGATATAATCGGATTCTTGACATAGAAGTTGCTAGCCTGCTTTAATTAGGTTTGTGTTAATAGTATTCGATCATAATTAGATTTTCTTTGATATAAAGCACAAATAAAATTATATAAGATGCCAGAGATATATGAATTAAGGTTTCATCATAagggtacaacaacaacaatgacaacaaataAAAAAAGTGTAATCCTACAactggggtctggggaggatcaTACCTTCAAGAAGGCAGAGGCTGTTTCCGGAAAATATGTAGCACCACTCAACTTAGTCCTAATAGATGATAAATATATCATTCTCTGCAAATATAACACTCCTCTCAATGCTAATATAAAGCTTTCTATCGTCCATGCTATAATTTGAATTCAGACATTTCACGTAGGTTAACCAGCTAGAGGATTCATCACACTGCCAATGAATAACACCGCACCAGTAGATTCGTCTCTTATAAGGAATAGGAATGGATGGTCCGCAACAAAATCCATTTCCTTCTCAATAATCAAGGACATGGTCATTATTACAGTAGCGGTAACAGCTGCAGCTTCGGTTCCTTCCTCATTTACCTCAATGAAAGACTTGTGAAAAACCTGTGAAACAGACAGGTTCTGAGGCATAGGAGAATCAACCATCTCAGTGAGGCTACCACCACAAAAAGGCAACGTGAGGCCGAGTCCCTTTAGAATGTTGGAAGCTTCAAATCCAAAAGTTATTTTAAATTTAGGGATAAGAAACTTGCGCGCTCTAACTTTTCCATATGGAACATGGTTATTTAAAAATCCTGGTTCTAAGCTGATTTTTTCCAGTAAAGCAGGTAATCCATCATGGGCATCTGGGAGAATGAAATACATACAGAAGCGACGCGTATCCGTGCCTTGTTTATAAGGAAGCCTCAATATTTTAAAGCAATCAAACGCTGCTATGTACTGCTTCTTCTTGCTAGTCATAAATGGTGCTTGAATAGACCCTCCATTGAGGAGATGGAAGTCATGATCTTTCGTTTCTGACACATCGAACTTCTCATTCCATTCTCCTTTGAAATATAGTGCATTGGACAAGATCAGCCTTGTCATGTTGTTCACTGCATCGCGAGGAAGAATCTCTTTGATAAGACCATTTGTCTCCATTTTAGCCCACTGATTGACTTGATCGGCAACCTCAGCAGCCTTAATCAATTTTCAAGACAAACAGGTAATGATAGAATTAGCACATATATGCTTCAgccaatatttttttttaaaatatagccaACAAAGGGGAATTGCAGTAATAAATCGATCACAGTACAAGGAAGGGGTAAGTAAGATCAGAAGTTGGCTGTTTTACATGTTAGTTAAGCAATGATTTGGGATTAGGCAGTGCACAAGTGAGGCCAATCTGAGCTTAAGTAATTAAGCACAGACCTGTATCTTGTTAAGCTTAGAACCATTTATGCTTATTTACTGAAGAAGCTTACTATCACTCAATAAAATGCCCAATTATTTAACTACCGTATCACATTCATGATAGGGCATTCATAAATTTTTCCTCTCATTCTTGGCTGcttatcaaataatttttttgatTCTTTCAACTGTCCTAATTGTCTGATACTTTCCGCTCTTTTAGAGTCAGATTGATCAAGCTATTAATCAAATAATCAATTATGCGTCCATCCCATATTAATTGCAAACATCTGCACTCATCTCATATGTTAGTGTTTCCAGGCTAATGATGTGAATAGTAAATATTGGTTATGATAGTTTACAAACTAATTTTAATCAGTCTGATATACTCTGAAATGTAAATAGTAGCTATAttgtgtcgtttggtttagtgataagagaataagggaaaataaataaaatgttgTCGTTTAGATAAGTGAGTTCGTAGCTAATGAAAAGTGTCTTACGGCGTCGTTTGAAGGTGTTAGTTAGACGGTTAAAAAGGGCGGAGGTCGTTAACAGAATTAGGGAGGGCCTTAGGGATTTTTACAGTGATTAGTTGGAAATAGATAGGGAATTCAAATGTACACATTCATATGATGAAATGGAATCTctttcccttcttcttcttcactgaATTCGTCTCTTCTCTTTTCGGTCTTTGTTCAGGAGATCTTCTCTTTTAACACCTTAGAAGATTGGGTTTTCTTATTAATTTCTTGTTTGTAATCTCGGGTGTATCACGGTCAACACGAAAAAGTAATAAGAATTCAATGAAacaaatctatatctatatctatactatattaaaagcacgaaggcccttagcgaaatgccGGTCGTCTTTTTTATCCCTTTAAAATAGAGTTcgcactagacaaaatagtcattaaTTATTCCCATAATACTtactattttgaagtcaattaaAACTTTACTTATTAAAGTTTTCCTTACACaaaaaatcataatatttagGACATCAAAATAAATTAAGTTTACCATTTAAAAATCAAACAATTAGTTTataattttcttcttcttattctacGTGCATAGAATATTTTAGGAACGTGCAAAGCTCCATTCAATGTAGTACACACTTTTCTTCCAATAAAATATTTAAACTACTCTATATACATcaatttatattattatttacttGAAAATATACTTATGTTATTAATTGTAGTTTTTTTTGTTATCTATAACTTTAGCCCTTTCTAACCATCTAAAAATCATGAGTACTATGAAAAACTTAAAATCGAATTTTTGAAATAATACTTGACAACTAtacaaaaaaataatgaaaaataaatagTGTACAATTCAGTATAGTTGGAAAACAAAGTAAAATACTCTTAACTTAATTATCGGATAAAGTTATAATTTAATACTTAAAACTTTTAAATAAActaaaattttagttattaaataaCTCTTTATTATAGCTATATacaaaattataatattttaaatattaaataaattatttacTTATTTGAAGTGTGTAACACATTTATAGTAATAtctttcatattaattttttagTATCTGGaattttgaaatcaactaaatttTATCTATTGAGCTTTTGTATAATATTTGAAACTACACTCAATAATTATTTCGACATCCAAACATCATTTATTCTCAATGTGTAGAATCTAATACTAATTATAAAACAACATACAATcacttattatttttattaatgtATGCAAACTTAAAATAATAACGATAAAATAATAGAAGAAAAAATTGATTCTAAATGAGTCGCCGTtaattatctttttctttttgcaaatattttaataaatgaaagataaataattaatatatatatatatatatatatatatatatatatatatatatattaattattttctcaataattattatttttaacgctTATATTTTCACATATCAATTTTTTCAAGCCAACCTCGTCATGATAAAagtaattaattttaattatttgATCATTACCAATGCataaaataacaataattatCATGAGATATTCTTATAAAACTACAAGGACTTTCATTGCGCTGGATATGAGatcaacaaaaatattttcagaaagttatacattttattttatttttattataactcaaaacattatttaatattatttatgTAATATTTAAAGAAGTTATCTACTTATTGACAAGGGGAAGACGCGCAAAGTGCACACCCTACTTTTAACGAAATATCAttcgtgttttttttttttaaatagagttcacactagacaaaatagtcatttgattatttcttaatatttaagactttgaaaaaaactaaaatattttttactaAATTATTCCTTTTTTGAAATAAGTATACATTAGAGTGAttaagacatgtatgatggagctaagactcgggttaggacagtatgAGGCGACTCCGAGCATTTTCCAGTTGTTATGGGATTACACCAAGGGTCTgcattcagccctttcctatttgccctgttgatggatgcactaactcatcatattcaaggggaggtgtcatggtgcatgttattagctgatgacatagttctaattgacgagacacgaggcggcgtcatcgagaggctagaggtttggagacatgcccttgagtctaaaggtttcaagttgagcaggacgaagacagaatacctcgagtgcaaatttgggatCGAACCGACGGAAgtgggagtggaagtgaggctggactctcaagtcattcccaagaggggtagtttcaagtaccttgggtcggttattcaggggattggggagatcgacgaggatgtcacacaccgcataggggtagggtggatgaagtggaggttagcgtcgggagtcctgtgtgacaagaaagtgccaccgttactaaaaggtatgttttatagagcagtgattagaccggccatgttgtatgggactgagtgttggccggttaagaactcacacgtccagaagatgaaagtagcagagatgaggatgttgaggtggatgtgtgggcatacaaggatggacaagattaggaatgaagatattcgacaaaagatgggtgtggcccccatggaggacaagatgcgggaagcaagactcagatggttcgggcacattcagaggaggagcactgatgcaccggtgaggaggtatGAGCGGctggctgtggtgggcacgaggagaggtagagggcaacctaagaagtattggggagaggtgatcagacaggacttGGCGCGACTTacgattactgaggacatggcccttgacagggaattatggaggtcgagcattaaggttgtaggttaggggaagttgtgaatatttatacagcgcactagagtgagactagccaatTAAGAGTTAGTCTTTGGCTGCTACTGGTCAtctactgatgcagggctttatctgctggttattattgtgtcatccatctatttcgtatttcttatattactgttattttattatgagtttaTTGATGATACTAATATATCttctcttgttgctttcttgagccgaaggtctcctggaaacagcctctccgCCCCTTGGGgaaggggtaaggtctgcgtacatattaccctccccagaccccaattGTAGGATTGTACTgggccgttgttgttgttgttgtatgaagtcaaaatatttaggactttaaaattaaatgaacttttaccttatatataaattattaaaataaagaaaaatctcCAACGACCCAAAATTAACAACTAAATCACAAAATCTTTACCACGTTTATTCTGCCAATCTCCCAAATCCTTCATTAATAAAGATGTCGTACCCTTCATATTTTCAATTCCAACAATATCAAGTTAAATAGTACTAATGAGTTAATATTTACCTATAATTAATAAAAGACTAGAATTAAAACTTTGAAAATATTTCGTTAAAGTACAAACATACTACAACAAAAATGCAAACTGAGATTTAACATTGTGAATCCTAATATCTTACAcgcaaaatatattttttaaatgatatttatgtCAGTTTTAAGAAGTTTTTATTCAACACATGAGTACACGCACATCCCGTTTACGGTAAGACTAGTTAAAGAAAAGGACTAACCTTGTTCTGAAAATCAACAGACTCTAAAGCAGCCTTGTAAACATTGTCCACAACCTGCTTGAAAGAAGGCTTAAGAGGGAGTGTTTGGTCGATCCAAACACCATTAGCAACAGACAAACGAGGACCTCCACTGGAGCTGCCGTC comes from the Nicotiana sylvestris chromosome 4, ASM39365v2, whole genome shotgun sequence genome and includes:
- the LOC104210083 gene encoding serpin-ZX-like: MDLRESINNQTDVSFMLAKHIFSKEVKGDTNLVLSPLSIQIVLGLIAAGCKGPTQDQLLCFLKSKSIDELNSLYSHLVNIVFVDGSSSGGPRLSVANGVWIDQTLPLKPSFKQVVDNVYKAALESVDFQNKAAEVADQVNQWAKMETNGLIKEILPRDAVNNMTRLILSNALYFKGEWNEKFDVSETKDHDFHLLNGGSIQAPFMTSKKKQYIAAFDCFKILRLPYKQGTDTRRFCMYFILPDAHDGLPALLEKISLEPGFLNNHVPYGKVRARKFLIPKFKITFGFEASNILKGLGLTLPFCGGSLTEMVDSPMPQNLSVSQVFHKSFIEVNEEGTEAAAVTATVIMTMSLIIEKEMDFVADHPFLFLIRDESTGAVLFIGSVMNPLAG